A segment of the Candidatus Beckwithbacteria bacterium genome:
CTTACACCATTGCCAAAGAATATGATTATAATCGTCACAGGATTCGCGGCCAATTTTTACACCTCGACACCTGGCGACTGCAACACTTGGAAGAATTAGATATTTTGAACTTAAAATCTCATTTTAAACCCAAAAACGTGATCGCTATAGAGTGGGCTGAGCGGGCTCTTAAACCAATCCTAACTTCAGCTGAATCGGCAATAATTATCAAAATTGGCTTTAAATAGAAGCCAGCCGTATCATCGGCTGTTCCACCAACACCCTCTACAAATATTTAGACGAAGGTCGGCTTAAAGCCAGCCGGGGCACTGCTGATCAGGGCCGCTTCCGCATTCCCCAGACTTCTTTGGAAGAATTTCTGGGCACTCCCCTCGCTGAAGAAACCAAACAAAATGAAACAAAAGCTATCAAGGATAACCTGCCTGCGCAGGCAGGCCTGCCCATAAAACTGGTCCGGTCTCTAATTTTTGTCAGCTTACTATTGATACTAATTGATATTATTGTGACAAAATCAGTCTTAATTACCACTCAATTAACCCGCCTATTCTTCCTGACGATCGCCTTATTACTGGCCTATCAGGAAGGAGGTTACCATCGAACCGCTGCTTAAACTTCGCCGCCAAACAATCAATCGGACACTTAGGGTTTACTATGGTTGTCTGATCTCCCTGATTATTACCACTAGCGCCCTCAAGAACGGCCTTGGTACAAATCTGG
Coding sequences within it:
- a CDS encoding helix-turn-helix domain-containing protein, translating into MIGCSTNTLYKYLDEGRLKASRGTADQGRFRIPQTSLEEFLGTPLAEETKQNETKAIKDNLPAQAGLPIKLVRSLIFVSLLLILIDIIVTKSVLITTQLTRLFFLTIALLLAYQEGGYHRTAA